Part of the bacterium genome is shown below.
GCGGCTCGACCCGCTGGAGATCACGGTACCCGGCGACCTCTCCTCGGCCGCCTTCTTCCTCGTCCTCGCCTCCGTGACCCCGGGATCGTCGCTGGCCGTCCGCGGCGTAGGGGTGAACCCGTTCCGCACGGGCGTGCTTCGCGTTCTCCGCAGGATGGGGGCCGACATCCGTCCCGTCGGGGAGCGATCCGAGGGTGGGGAACCGGTGGCGGACCTGGTCGTCCGGGGCGCGGAGCTCGTGGCCGCGCGCGTGGCTCCGGAGGAGGTCCCCGGCCTGATCGACGAGGTCCCGGCCCTTTGCGTGGCGGCGGCCTTCGCGGCGGGCCGGACGGAGGTCCGCGGCGCGGGAGAGTTGCGCGTCAAGGAGTCGGACCGGATCGCGTCGATGGTCGCCTGCCTCTCTTCGCTCGGGATCCCTTGCGGGGAGTACCCGGACGGCCTGTGGGTGGAGGGGCCGGCTACCGTGCGCCCCTCCGGACCGTGCGACAGCCGGGGGGACCACCGGGTCGCGATGGCGCTGCGGATTCTCGGCGCGGCGGCGGGTGTCCCCGTCGAGGTGACGGACGTCGATTGCATCGACACTTCCTTTCCGGGATTTCAACCGTTGCTGGACGGGTTGACGCGATGAGGAGCCGCCCGGTCGTCACCATCGACGGGCCTTCGGGGGCGGGGAAGACCACGGTGTCGAAACGTCTCGCGGAGGCCGCCGGGATGACCCGCGTCGACACGGGCGCGATGTACCGGGCGGTCGCCCTGGCGGCCCGAAGCAAGGGAATCCCCTGGGACGATCCCGTTCGCCTCGGAAGGGTGGCCCGGGAGCTGGACCTTTCGTTCCGGACCGTCGCGGGGGAGCCGCGCGTCTTCCTTTCGGGAGAGGACGCGACCGTCGCTCTCCGCGCGCCGGAGATCAGCATGGGGGCCTCCGAGGTCTCCGCCCACGGCCCGGTCCGCGAGGCGCTGGTGGCGAAGCAGAGGGAGATCGCGCGGGAGGGGGGCGTCGTCCTCGAAGGACGCGACACCGGCACGGTCGTCGTTCCCGACGCGGAGGTGAAGTTCTTCCTGGACGCCGCGGCCGCCGTGCGGGCCCTGCGCCGCCACCGCGAAATTTCCCCACCCCAGCCGTTCGAGGAGGTGCTGCGGGACGTTCTCCGGCGCGACGTGCAGGACAGCACACGGGAGAACTCCCCCCTCCGGGTGGCCGACGGCGCCGTGTACGTCGACTCGACGATGATGACGGTCGACGAGGTGGTGCGGGAGATGCTCCGACGCCTGCCCGGGGTCCCGCGGTGACGAAG
Proteins encoded:
- the cmk gene encoding (d)CMP kinase; protein product: MRSRPVVTIDGPSGAGKTTVSKRLAEAAGMTRVDTGAMYRAVALAARSKGIPWDDPVRLGRVARELDLSFRTVAGEPRVFLSGEDATVALRAPEISMGASEVSAHGPVREALVAKQREIAREGGVVLEGRDTGTVVVPDAEVKFFLDAAAAVRALRRHREISPPQPFEEVLRDVLRRDVQDSTRENSPLRVADGAVYVDSTMMTVDEVVREMLRRLPGVPR